The following are encoded in a window of Megalopta genalis isolate 19385.01 chromosome 6, iyMegGena1_principal, whole genome shotgun sequence genomic DNA:
- the LOC117218887 gene encoding uncharacterized protein LOC117218887 isoform X1: MEVLRTNYSTYSTLLNITGLWPYDKSLSAVILRTVYTVLSVSLIGIQIYSVTKVDNSPVKVITSLSLVAPILVSLLRYLGFIAKFGVLRSVYGNYENDFNTFKDPVEQDMLRRHMEKGRRLVLAYIGISCGLVVFSLVTLLVPTILHSKYQLHYLRMYGFYFNEQGRKTDLVSMQLLLVSTMGYLSIAAMLIYSKFSQIIPQLVHKNRQFKKNSYRIQNEVNNVINSVISKSLDIRSTVEVHRRAMEMVKNLTQELAVSYLLAVITVVASFAINLYRQNNLLRQLLLASNNSRDVENLIFTVGLNLLHFIILFLNNYIGQGVKDSSIQVYYDTCNSLWYCIPPKSQKLLLFLLLRSKNEIQYDLAGLFTPCYEGFSMMMSSSFSYFTFLYSTQ, translated from the exons ATGGAAGTGCTTCGAACGAATTACAGTACCTATAGTACCCTGTTAAATATTACTGGTCTCTGGCCCTATGACAAAAGTCTATCTGCAGTGATTCTGAGAACAGTTTATACCGTGCTTAGCGTCTCGCTTATAGGGATTCAG ATTTATTCGGTAACGAAGGTAGATAATTCGCCAGTCAAAGTAATTACATCGTTATCGCTTGTCGCCCCGATCTTAGTATCTCTTCTGCGATATCTCGGTTTTATTGCCAAATTTGGAGTA CTAAGATCCGTGTACggaaattatgaaaacgacTTCAACACATTTAAAGATCCTGTCGAACAGGATATGCTGAGAAGACACATGGAGAAGGGGAGACGATTAGTCCTCGCATACATAG GGATATCGTGTGGATTAGTAGTCTTTTCATTAGTAACACTACTGGTCCCCACAATACTGCATTCGAAATATCAACTGCATTACCTACGAATGTATGGATTCTACTTCAACGAGCAAGGCCGAAAAACTGATTTGGTCAGCATGCAACTCCTATTAGTAAGCACGATGGGATACTTATCGATTGCAG caatgttgatatacagtaaattctcccaaattattCCTCAGCtcgtacacaaaaatagacaatttaaaaagaacag TTACCGAATTCAGAATGAAGTTAACAACGTGATAAATTCTGTTATTTCAAAGTCTCTAGACATACGATCAACCGTGGAAGTACACCGGCGAGCTATGGA GATGGTTAAAAACCTGACGCAGGAACTGGCGGTCTCGTATTTATTAGCTGTCATAACTGTTGTCGCCTCGTTCGCTATCAATTTATACCGT caaaacaatttgttgcgacagCTCCTTCTAGCAAGCAATAATTCGAGAGACGTTGAAAATCTTATATTCACTGTGGGACTGAATCTCCTACATTTTATAATCCTGTTCTTAAATAATTATATCGGGCAGGGTGTGAAGGACAGCAGTATTCAGGTGTATTACGACAC ATGCAATTCGTTGTGGTACTGTATACCACCAAAGTCGCAGaaattattgttattcttaCTGCTGAGAAGTAAGAATGAAATACAGTATGATTTGGCTGGTTTATTCACTCCGTGTTACGAAGGTTTCTCGATG ATGATGAGCTCATCTTTTTCATATTTCACATTTCTATATTCAACCCagtaa
- the LOC117218887 gene encoding uncharacterized protein LOC117218887 isoform X2 — protein MEVLRTNYSTYSTLLNITGLWPYDKSLSAVILRTVYTVLSVSLIGIQIYSVTKVDNSPVKVITSLSLVAPILVSLLRYLGFIAKFGVLRSVYGNYENDFNTFKDPVEQDMLRRHMEKGRRLVLAYIGISCGLVVFSLVTLLVPTILHSKYQLHYLRMYGFYFNEQGRKTDLVSMQLLLVSTMGYLSIAGTESTLAVYTAYFCGLFEVASYRIQNEVNNVINSVISKSLDIRSTVEVHRRAMEMVKNLTQELAVSYLLAVITVVASFAINLYRQNNLLRQLLLASNNSRDVENLIFTVGLNLLHFIILFLNNYIGQGVKDSSIQVYYDTCNSLWYCIPPKSQKLLLFLLLRSKNEIQYDLAGLFTPCYEGFSMMMSSSFSYFTFLYSTQ, from the exons ATGGAAGTGCTTCGAACGAATTACAGTACCTATAGTACCCTGTTAAATATTACTGGTCTCTGGCCCTATGACAAAAGTCTATCTGCAGTGATTCTGAGAACAGTTTATACCGTGCTTAGCGTCTCGCTTATAGGGATTCAG ATTTATTCGGTAACGAAGGTAGATAATTCGCCAGTCAAAGTAATTACATCGTTATCGCTTGTCGCCCCGATCTTAGTATCTCTTCTGCGATATCTCGGTTTTATTGCCAAATTTGGAGTA CTAAGATCCGTGTACggaaattatgaaaacgacTTCAACACATTTAAAGATCCTGTCGAACAGGATATGCTGAGAAGACACATGGAGAAGGGGAGACGATTAGTCCTCGCATACATAG GGATATCGTGTGGATTAGTAGTCTTTTCATTAGTAACACTACTGGTCCCCACAATACTGCATTCGAAATATCAACTGCATTACCTACGAATGTATGGATTCTACTTCAACGAGCAAGGCCGAAAAACTGATTTGGTCAGCATGCAACTCCTATTAGTAAGCACGATGGGATACTTATCGATTGCAGGTACGGAATCAACACTCGCTGTTTATACCGCCTATTTTTGTGGACTGTTTGAAGTCGCCAG TTACCGAATTCAGAATGAAGTTAACAACGTGATAAATTCTGTTATTTCAAAGTCTCTAGACATACGATCAACCGTGGAAGTACACCGGCGAGCTATGGA GATGGTTAAAAACCTGACGCAGGAACTGGCGGTCTCGTATTTATTAGCTGTCATAACTGTTGTCGCCTCGTTCGCTATCAATTTATACCGT caaaacaatttgttgcgacagCTCCTTCTAGCAAGCAATAATTCGAGAGACGTTGAAAATCTTATATTCACTGTGGGACTGAATCTCCTACATTTTATAATCCTGTTCTTAAATAATTATATCGGGCAGGGTGTGAAGGACAGCAGTATTCAGGTGTATTACGACAC ATGCAATTCGTTGTGGTACTGTATACCACCAAAGTCGCAGaaattattgttattcttaCTGCTGAGAAGTAAGAATGAAATACAGTATGATTTGGCTGGTTTATTCACTCCGTGTTACGAAGGTTTCTCGATG ATGATGAGCTCATCTTTTTCATATTTCACATTTCTATATTCAACCCagtaa
- the LOC117218887 gene encoding uncharacterized protein LOC117218887 isoform X3, whose translation MEVLRTNYSTYSTLLNITGLWPYDKSLSAVILRTVYTVLSVSLIGIQIYSVTKVDNSPVKVITSLSLVAPILVSLLRYLGFIAKFGVLRSVYGNYENDFNTFKDPVEQDMLRRHMEKGRRLVLAYIGISCGLVVFSLVTLLVPTILHSKYQLHYLRMYGFYFNEQGRKTDLVSMQLLLVSTMGYLSIAAMLIYSKFSQIIPQLVHKNRQFKKNSYRIQNEVNNVINSVISKSLDIRSTVEVHRRAMEMVKNLTQELAVSYLLAVITVVASFAINLYRLLLASNNSRDVENLIFTVGLNLLHFIILFLNNYIGQGVKDSSIQVYYDTCNSLWYCIPPKSQKLLLFLLLRSKNEIQYDLAGLFTPCYEGFSMMMSSSFSYFTFLYSTQ comes from the exons ATGGAAGTGCTTCGAACGAATTACAGTACCTATAGTACCCTGTTAAATATTACTGGTCTCTGGCCCTATGACAAAAGTCTATCTGCAGTGATTCTGAGAACAGTTTATACCGTGCTTAGCGTCTCGCTTATAGGGATTCAG ATTTATTCGGTAACGAAGGTAGATAATTCGCCAGTCAAAGTAATTACATCGTTATCGCTTGTCGCCCCGATCTTAGTATCTCTTCTGCGATATCTCGGTTTTATTGCCAAATTTGGAGTA CTAAGATCCGTGTACggaaattatgaaaacgacTTCAACACATTTAAAGATCCTGTCGAACAGGATATGCTGAGAAGACACATGGAGAAGGGGAGACGATTAGTCCTCGCATACATAG GGATATCGTGTGGATTAGTAGTCTTTTCATTAGTAACACTACTGGTCCCCACAATACTGCATTCGAAATATCAACTGCATTACCTACGAATGTATGGATTCTACTTCAACGAGCAAGGCCGAAAAACTGATTTGGTCAGCATGCAACTCCTATTAGTAAGCACGATGGGATACTTATCGATTGCAG caatgttgatatacagtaaattctcccaaattattCCTCAGCtcgtacacaaaaatagacaatttaaaaagaacag TTACCGAATTCAGAATGAAGTTAACAACGTGATAAATTCTGTTATTTCAAAGTCTCTAGACATACGATCAACCGTGGAAGTACACCGGCGAGCTATGGA GATGGTTAAAAACCTGACGCAGGAACTGGCGGTCTCGTATTTATTAGCTGTCATAACTGTTGTCGCCTCGTTCGCTATCAATTTATACCGT CTCCTTCTAGCAAGCAATAATTCGAGAGACGTTGAAAATCTTATATTCACTGTGGGACTGAATCTCCTACATTTTATAATCCTGTTCTTAAATAATTATATCGGGCAGGGTGTGAAGGACAGCAGTATTCAGGTGTATTACGACAC ATGCAATTCGTTGTGGTACTGTATACCACCAAAGTCGCAGaaattattgttattcttaCTGCTGAGAAGTAAGAATGAAATACAGTATGATTTGGCTGGTTTATTCACTCCGTGTTACGAAGGTTTCTCGATG ATGATGAGCTCATCTTTTTCATATTTCACATTTCTATATTCAACCCagtaa
- the LOC117218889 gene encoding uncharacterized protein LOC117218889, whose amino-acid sequence MAIFRIPVMSCLVAAYVTVSILLPTLLRSNLQLHYLHMFGFFYTEGGQQTDRVCVHLVLVSVMGQITLAGTESSLAVFSAYFCGLFDIASYRIRGAVNKMVNSVTLELIDIQSAIEVHQRALELAAILTKNMMLSYLVAIVTVVVSFAVNLYRFLLATKQLDDVENLAFSWNLVASHIIIMFLNNYSGQKLITTSIDFFNQTYNTLWYCMPPKSQKMLLFVLMKSVSEVQFILAGLFVPCYEGFSMMMSSSFSYFTVLYSIQ is encoded by the exons ATGGCAATATTTCGAATTCCAGTGATGTCATGCTTAGTAGCAGCTTACGTGACTGTGTCCATACTACTGCCTACGCTGCTGCGCTCGAATCTTCAACTTCATTATCTGCACATGTTCGGATTTTTTTATACCGAGGGGGGTCAGCAAACCGACAGGGTGTGTGTTCACCTGGTGCTAGTGAGTGTGATGGGTCAGATTACGTTAGCAGGTACGGAATCGTCACTCGCTGTTTTCAGCGCCTATTTCTGTGGACTGTTCGACATTGCCAG TTACCGAATACGAGGTGCAGTGAACAAGATGGTGAACTCGGTTACGTTGGAGCTAATAGACATACAATCAGCCATCGAAGTGCATCAACGGGCTCTTGA GCTAGCAGCGATTCTCACGAAAAACATGATGCTCTCGTATTTAGTAGCGATCGTAACGGTTGTCGTCTCGTTCGCCGTCAATTTATACCGT TTTCTCTTAGCCACCAAACAGCTCGACGACGTGGAAAACTTGGCGTTTTCTTGGAACCTCGTTGCATCGCACATTATAATCATGTTCCTAAATAATTACAGTGGTCAGAAACTGATTACCACTAGTATTGATTTTTTCAATCAAAC ATACAATACGTTGTGGTACTGTATGCCACCGAAGTCGCAAAAAATGTTATTGTTCGTTTTGATGAAAAGTGTGTCAGAAGTACAATTTATTCTGGCTGGTTTATTTGTTCCATGCTACGAAGGTTTCTCAATG ATGATGAGCTCATCTTTTTCGTATTTCACTGTTCTTTATTCGATCcagtaa